A genomic stretch from Sphingobacterium sp. ML3W includes:
- the nusG gene encoding transcription termination/antitermination protein NusG has translation MADQGLKWYVVRAVSGKEKKVKQYIDAEVSRLGIEHLIPQVLIPMEKYYLMRDGKKVAKERNYYPGYVLLEAALDGELEHIIKNINSVIGFLGDKAGNAVPLRQAEVNRILGKVDEMAEQGETINVPYYVGETVKVNDGPFNGFTGEIEEVHEDKKKLIVMVKVFGRKTPLELNYMQVEKE, from the coding sequence ATGGCAGATCAAGGTTTAAAATGGTACGTAGTTCGTGCTGTAAGTGGGAAAGAGAAGAAAGTAAAGCAATATATTGATGCCGAGGTTAGTCGTTTAGGTATTGAACACTTGATTCCTCAAGTGTTGATTCCAATGGAAAAATATTACTTGATGCGCGATGGTAAGAAGGTCGCTAAAGAACGTAACTACTACCCTGGATACGTTTTGTTAGAAGCCGCATTGGATGGAGAGTTGGAGCACATCATTAAGAATATCAATAGCGTAATTGGTTTCTTGGGAGATAAAGCTGGAAACGCTGTCCCTTTACGCCAAGCAGAGGTTAACCGTATCTTAGGTAAGGTTGATGAAATGGCTGAGCAAGGTGAAACCATTAATGTTCCTTACTACGTTGGTGAAACTGTAAAAGTAAACGATGGTCCTTTTAACGGTTTTACAGGTGAAATAGAAGAGGTTCATGAAGATAAGAAGAAATTGATCGTCATGGTGAAGGTCTTCGGTCGTAAGACTCCACTTGAATTGAACTACATGCAA
- the secE gene encoding preprotein translocase subunit SecE, with the protein MAKVLDFFKDSYVEITEKVTWPTWSQLQSSAVIVLVASLLIALVVFVMDKASSVGLEFLYGIAS; encoded by the coding sequence ATGGCAAAAGTACTTGATTTTTTTAAAGACTCTTATGTAGAGATCACTGAGAAAGTGACTTGGCCTACATGGTCTCAGTTGCAAAGTTCAGCTGTTATTGTGCTTGTTGCATCTCTTCTTATTGCATTGGTAGTCTTTGTAATGGATAAGGCTTCAAGTGTAGGGTTAGAGTTCTTGTACGGTATTGCTTCTTAA